The Spirosoma radiotolerans genome has a window encoding:
- a CDS encoding Gfo/Idh/MocA family protein, with the protein MLRISVLFALFLMTQLVHAQTPKKPLRVGIAGMAHDHVHGILNKAFGKSGQTDIEIVGMAEPNRELAEKLAKRHGFSMSLVYPTVAEMLDKTKPEAVTDFGPIVDHKKTVAICAPRGIHVMVEKPLATTFADAKQMEALAKKHTIQLLTNYETTWYGSNHKAYALANTDKSIGDVRKIVVHDGHQGPKEIGVSKEFLDWLTDPVTNGAGALFDFGCYGANLSTWLMHNQRPLSVLAVTQQIKPDIYPKVDDEGTIILTYPKTQTIIQGSWNWPFGRKDMEVYGQTGYVFTVDGTKMRIRLKDDKSEQPAEATQADAPAADPFAYFAHLLHGETKPDELTSLENNMIVMEILDAARQSAKTGKVVKLN; encoded by the coding sequence ATGCTACGCATATCTGTCCTTTTTGCCCTCTTTCTGATGACCCAGTTGGTTCATGCCCAAACACCCAAAAAACCTCTTCGAGTGGGTATAGCGGGTATGGCGCATGACCATGTGCACGGCATTCTGAACAAAGCCTTTGGAAAATCAGGGCAGACCGACATTGAAATTGTCGGGATGGCTGAACCCAATCGGGAGTTAGCCGAAAAGCTCGCCAAACGACATGGGTTCAGCATGAGTCTGGTTTATCCTACGGTGGCCGAAATGCTCGACAAAACGAAGCCGGAAGCCGTGACAGACTTTGGACCAATTGTCGATCATAAAAAAACGGTTGCCATATGTGCTCCTCGTGGTATTCATGTGATGGTTGAAAAACCACTGGCGACAACCTTTGCCGATGCCAAACAGATGGAAGCACTGGCAAAAAAACATACTATTCAACTTCTGACGAATTACGAAACAACCTGGTACGGCAGCAACCACAAAGCCTATGCCCTTGCCAATACCGACAAGTCGATTGGTGATGTACGGAAAATTGTTGTTCACGATGGCCACCAGGGGCCCAAAGAGATTGGCGTCAGTAAAGAATTTCTGGATTGGCTAACCGATCCCGTTACAAACGGCGCTGGTGCACTGTTCGATTTTGGCTGTTACGGCGCTAATCTGTCAACCTGGCTCATGCATAACCAGCGGCCGTTGTCCGTTTTAGCCGTGACGCAGCAGATCAAACCGGATATCTACCCAAAAGTAGACGATGAAGGAACAATCATTCTGACGTATCCCAAAACCCAGACGATCATTCAGGGTTCATGGAACTGGCCTTTCGGACGAAAAGATATGGAAGTTTACGGCCAGACCGGCTACGTCTTCACCGTTGATGGCACCAAAATGCGCATCCGCCTGAAAGACGATAAAAGCGAACAACCCGCCGAAGCCACTCAGGCCGATGCCCCTGCTGCTGACCCCTTTGCCTACTTTGCCCACCTGCTTCATGGCGAAACTAAACCCGACGAATTAACGTCATTAGAAAATAATATGATTGTCATGGAAAT
- a CDS encoding trans-sulfuration enzyme family protein, with protein MRKQTKAIRIQAEKSQNREHSVPLYLTSSFAFESAEQGKALFDETEAGNIYSRFSNPNVTEFVDKVCMLENAEDGIATATGMAAVFASMAGLLKSGDHIVACRALFGSAHQIITQILSKWGITHTYVDASASEADWEAAIQPNADRPAARMVYLETPSNPGLELVDLEMLGRLKQKYGFILNVDNCFATPILQTPIDFGADLSVHSATKYMDGQGRVLGGIVVGRADLIQSIRFFARHTGPAMSPFNAWVLSKSLETLDLRMERHCRNALQLAEALDTHTDVERVLYPFLPSHPQYDLAKRQMSAGGAIVTIELEGGFDRVNAFFEALTIPTLSSNLGDSRTIVTNPNTTTHAKLKPDEKAALGITPGLIRISVGLEDIDDLIEDFTQAVEKSAEVVKEKV; from the coding sequence ATGAGAAAACAAACCAAAGCCATTCGGATTCAGGCGGAGAAATCGCAGAATCGCGAACACTCCGTGCCGCTGTACTTAACCTCCAGCTTCGCCTTCGAAAGTGCCGAACAGGGGAAAGCTTTATTTGACGAAACTGAAGCGGGTAATATTTACTCCCGTTTCTCAAATCCCAACGTGACGGAGTTTGTCGATAAGGTATGCATGCTGGAAAATGCCGAAGATGGTATTGCCACGGCAACGGGCATGGCCGCTGTCTTTGCGAGTATGGCCGGTTTGTTGAAATCCGGTGATCACATAGTCGCTTGTCGGGCTTTGTTTGGCTCAGCTCACCAGATCATCACCCAGATTCTGAGCAAATGGGGCATCACTCATACCTACGTAGATGCCAGCGCGTCGGAAGCAGATTGGGAAGCGGCCATACAGCCGAACGCAGACCGGCCAGCCGCCCGCATGGTGTATCTGGAAACGCCCTCGAATCCCGGTCTGGAACTTGTCGATCTGGAGATGCTGGGACGCCTGAAACAGAAATACGGCTTTATTTTAAACGTCGATAACTGTTTTGCCACGCCCATTCTGCAAACACCCATCGACTTTGGAGCCGATTTGTCGGTGCATTCGGCAACGAAATACATGGATGGACAGGGGCGCGTACTGGGCGGTATTGTGGTTGGCCGCGCTGACCTGATTCAGTCCATTCGGTTCTTTGCGCGGCATACGGGGCCTGCCATGTCGCCGTTCAACGCCTGGGTTTTATCCAAAAGCCTGGAGACATTGGACCTGCGGATGGAGCGCCATTGCCGCAATGCGCTGCAACTGGCCGAAGCACTGGATACCCACACCGACGTGGAGCGGGTATTGTATCCGTTTCTGCCTTCCCATCCTCAATATGACCTGGCCAAACGGCAGATGAGTGCGGGCGGAGCCATTGTCACGATTGAACTGGAAGGTGGTTTTGATCGGGTAAATGCGTTCTTTGAAGCCCTGACGATTCCGACGCTTTCCTCCAACCTAGGTGATTCCCGCACGATTGTTACCAACCCGAATACAACCACGCACGCCAAGCTGAAACCCGACGAAAAAGCTGCTCTGGGCATTACACCGGGCCTGATTCGGATTTCGGTTGGTTTGGAAGACATTGACGATTTAATCGAAGATTTTACCCAGGCAGTAGAAAAGTCAGCCGAAGTAGTTAAGGAGAAGGTATAA
- a CDS encoding sulfite exporter TauE/SafE family protein, with translation MQPPIVSGAELANDSSLTAQPILNLNGLTITIQGENAPAQADAVRAAFPTANVQTSATQPLLRRRNRTEIAIYIFSALALMVVGHLLFSYFTLDRLTLLASSIDVTPQIFYFIMAGFVAQMIDGALGMAYGVTATTFLTSVGISPLFATASVHSSEIFTSGVSGYMHLKFGNVNSRLFKIVLIPGVIGAALGAFLITKLADMEVVATYLSPAISVYTAILGILILKKALAKQTKKKPVRQIGLLAWFGGFVDAIGGGGWGPIVNSTLIASGRHPRYTIGSVNLAEFFVSFASSVVFALYAGLDNYGMVILGLILGGMIAAPIAARLAQKLPVKTMMILVGIVVILVSLRKIIKFF, from the coding sequence ATGCAACCACCGATAGTCTCCGGAGCCGAACTAGCCAACGACTCGAGCCTAACAGCACAACCGATATTGAACCTTAATGGGCTGACTATCACTATCCAGGGCGAGAATGCACCTGCTCAGGCGGACGCTGTACGGGCAGCCTTTCCAACGGCAAACGTGCAAACCAGTGCGACCCAACCCTTACTTCGCCGGCGAAATCGCACCGAAATTGCGATTTATATTTTTTCTGCCCTCGCTCTGATGGTGGTTGGCCACCTCCTGTTCAGCTATTTTACGCTGGATCGGCTGACCTTGCTGGCGAGCTCCATTGACGTGACGCCCCAGATTTTTTATTTTATAATGGCTGGCTTCGTTGCCCAAATGATCGACGGTGCTCTGGGAATGGCTTATGGTGTAACCGCTACCACCTTTTTGACGAGCGTAGGTATAAGCCCCCTGTTTGCCACGGCCAGCGTTCACAGCTCCGAGATTTTCACCAGCGGTGTATCGGGATATATGCACCTTAAGTTTGGTAATGTAAACAGCCGGCTGTTCAAAATTGTCCTGATACCGGGTGTTATCGGCGCTGCGCTGGGTGCCTTTTTAATTACCAAACTGGCCGATATGGAGGTAGTAGCGACTTATTTGAGTCCGGCCATTTCGGTATACACCGCCATTCTGGGTATTCTGATTTTAAAGAAAGCCCTGGCGAAACAAACCAAGAAGAAGCCCGTTCGCCAAATTGGGTTGCTGGCCTGGTTCGGTGGGTTTGTCGATGCCATTGGTGGTGGTGGCTGGGGCCCGATCGTCAACTCGACCCTGATTGCCTCGGGTCGGCATCCCCGTTATACGATTGGCTCGGTTAACCTGGCGGAGTTCTTTGTTTCGTTCGCTTCATCGGTTGTGTTCGCCTTATATGCCGGGCTGGATAACTACGGTATGGTCATTCTGGGCCTCATTCTGGGCGGTATGATAGCCGCGCCGATTGCCGCCCGTTTAGCCCAGAAACTACCGGTCAAAACAATGATGATTCTGGTCGGAATTGTGGTAATCCTCGTAAGTTTGCGTAAGATTATTAAGTTCTTTTAG